A genome region from Paracholeplasma morum includes the following:
- a CDS encoding sensor histidine kinase, with amino-acid sequence MVNLLMSIVHTVPDIPRYHTAIAEWLFTFVIILYLPKRIKGNSNLLLHAFWFILILGFQLLAGTMPIQFWIINMIIAVLIMFAYILTINRVSLNTAGYFVIIAFTMAELAASLEWQISYFLQVNIEGATDIISLLTLMVVYAVLFSVVIVLEKRYKARNFQIDVTKNDLWSVLLIGITIFSISNISFVNIQTPFSGQYPSEILYIRTLVDLAGVILLYSQREHKMAVFSSREAYTMQHLLNKQYEQFQQSIKNAEIVNQRYHDLKHYINLLRSETDINQKEAYLNELEQSIKPHEAQYKTGHSELDILLTQKAVEILEHQINFTCVADGVHLKFINVLDLLSIFGNAIDNAIESVRSIEQIDKRIIKLAIFKQNQLLFIKFDNYFNNELNVINGNYLTTKRDKTYHGFGLKSIKNIVDKYGGNVKISTENHWFTLMILIPIIEDDSNNV; translated from the coding sequence ATGGTTAATTTATTGATGTCGATTGTTCATACAGTACCAGACATTCCAAGATATCATACAGCCATTGCAGAGTGGCTATTTACATTTGTTATTATTCTCTATCTACCTAAGCGTATTAAAGGGAATAGTAATTTATTATTGCATGCTTTTTGGTTTATCCTAATCCTAGGATTCCAATTACTTGCAGGTACAATGCCAATTCAGTTTTGGATTATTAACATGATTATTGCTGTATTAATTATGTTTGCATACATCCTAACAATAAATAGGGTATCACTCAATACCGCAGGTTATTTTGTAATCATCGCATTTACAATGGCAGAGTTAGCTGCATCTTTAGAGTGGCAGATTTCTTATTTCCTGCAAGTGAATATTGAAGGGGCTACAGACATTATCAGTCTGTTAACGTTGATGGTTGTTTATGCTGTGCTTTTTTCTGTTGTGATTGTACTAGAGAAAAGATATAAGGCAAGAAACTTTCAGATTGATGTCACGAAGAATGACTTGTGGTCGGTTTTATTGATTGGCATCACCATATTTTCTATTAGCAATATCAGTTTTGTTAACATACAAACCCCATTTAGTGGACAATACCCTTCAGAAATCTTATACATCAGGACACTAGTAGATCTCGCTGGTGTTATTTTATTGTACTCACAAAGAGAGCATAAGATGGCTGTGTTCTCAAGCAGAGAAGCGTATACAATGCAGCACTTATTGAATAAACAATATGAACAATTTCAACAGTCTATCAAGAATGCGGAAATTGTTAATCAACGTTATCATGATTTGAAACACTATATAAACCTTCTAAGAAGTGAAACAGATATCAATCAAAAAGAAGCCTATTTGAATGAACTAGAACAATCCATTAAACCTCATGAAGCACAATATAAGACAGGTCACAGTGAGTTAGATATCCTTCTGACACAAAAAGCAGTAGAAATACTAGAACATCAAATTAACTTTACGTGTGTCGCAGATGGCGTACACTTAAAGTTTATCAATGTTCTAGATTTATTAAGCATCTTTGGAAATGCGATAGACAATGCAATCGAAAGTGTCAGAAGCATTGAGCAAATTGATAAAAGAATCATTAAGCTCGCAATATTCAAGCAAAATCAATTATTATTCATTAAATTTGATAACTACTTCAATAACGAATTGAATGTTATAAATGGCAACTATTTGACGACAAAAAGGGACAAAACCTATCATGGGTTTGGTTTGAAAAGCATTAAGAACATCGTGGATAAATACGGTGGAAATGTAAAAATTAGCACTGAGAATCACTGGTTCACGTTGATGATTCTTATCCCGATCATTGAAGACGACTCAAACAATGTATGA
- a CDS encoding O-antigen ligase family protein, whose translation MIKKILYPFHLFLSRYLDIFAMLFLIMNAVIWYLNDSNMDVTKYRLFQQMSYVLLAIALTNFYRFDLKSFVKDNLFFLAIFALGLYNASSIIVDFNGYSLDMGLRSKELILEAFPTFLIILVSFRLVHKNAFIVGLISLLGLMVFYQSLAIGNKHFGLKVFEGITLVVSAERHQAILNNPNVLGEYAFIGIYVSFFIAMITKPFGLKIIALLPIPILGYGLILSGSRTALFMTIILYIMINVYLAYFKKASKIIILLGNLLLLSGIVLISLGLFSNYIEMIRDEISFSGRDTIWINTFKIINDNLIKGVGYNNFTFVYNELFYSVTSPHNMLLGVTAELGILGLLLVIGWFIYSIVKNHNAIIKNKGKEENTYLILFNVFYITFFIGQMTEASFLKLSTIFPLFLMLQAFNQNIISEYGEEPNLLLNWFLMGVSFIALFIFFGAYLKSISDLYLYGILVTSLMVIIYDVVTSIERLFKDPLTD comes from the coding sequence ATGATTAAAAAAATACTATATCCATTTCATTTATTCTTAAGCAGATATTTGGATATATTTGCCATGTTATTTTTAATCATGAATGCCGTCATTTGGTATTTAAACGATTCAAATATGGACGTGACAAAATACAGGTTGTTTCAACAAATGAGTTATGTATTATTAGCGATTGCGTTAACGAACTTTTACAGGTTTGATCTTAAGTCGTTTGTTAAAGATAATCTATTTTTTCTAGCGATATTTGCATTAGGTTTATATAATGCCTCAAGCATTATTGTAGACTTTAATGGGTATTCACTAGATATGGGCTTAAGAAGTAAAGAGTTAATTTTAGAAGCGTTTCCTACGTTTTTAATCATATTGGTTTCATTTAGATTGGTTCATAAGAATGCATTTATCGTTGGGTTAATTTCATTGTTAGGCTTGATGGTGTTTTACCAATCTTTGGCGATTGGTAATAAACACTTTGGACTTAAAGTGTTTGAGGGAATCACTTTGGTCGTTAGTGCCGAAAGACACCAAGCAATTCTTAATAATCCCAATGTGTTAGGAGAATATGCCTTTATCGGCATATATGTCTCATTCTTTATTGCGATGATCACGAAACCATTCGGTTTAAAGATTATAGCGCTATTACCCATTCCTATATTAGGATACGGGCTTATTTTATCAGGTAGTAGAACAGCCTTATTTATGACAATCATTTTATACATCATGATTAACGTTTATCTTGCCTACTTTAAAAAAGCATCGAAGATCATCATTTTATTAGGAAATCTCTTATTACTTTCTGGTATTGTTTTAATCTCATTAGGGTTATTCTCAAATTACATCGAGATGATTAGGGATGAGATTAGTTTTTCAGGAAGAGATACGATTTGGATTAACACATTCAAGATTATTAATGATAACCTAATAAAAGGGGTTGGGTATAACAACTTCACGTTTGTCTATAATGAACTCTTTTATTCTGTGACATCTCCACATAACATGTTACTTGGCGTAACTGCTGAACTTGGAATACTTGGATTATTATTGGTAATTGGATGGTTCATTTATAGTATTGTAAAAAACCATAACGCGATTATTAAGAATAAGGGTAAGGAAGAAAACACGTATTTGATTTTGTTTAATGTGTTTTACATCACGTTCTTCATTGGTCAAATGACTGAAGCCTCCTTCTTAAAACTTTCAACGATATTCCCATTATTCTTAATGCTTCAGGCATTTAACCAAAACATCATTAGTGAATATGGAGAAGAACCTAACTTACTACTTAACTGGTTCTTAATGGGCGTTAGTTTTATTGCGTTGTTCATATTCTTTGGGGCTTATTTAAAGAGTATTTCTGATTTATATTTATATGGCATTTTAGTGACATCTTTAATGGTCATCATCTATGATGTCGTTACCTCAATTGAGAGATTATTTAAAGACCCACTAACCGATTAA
- a CDS encoding LytR/AlgR family response regulator transcription factor: MKISIAIVEDNLQFTETLKQYLERYKTENGVEFITYTFTDGDEITSDYEAKYDIIFLDVEMKRLDGMSAAETIRKYDQEVIIIFITNMAQYAISGYHVGALSFLLKPLPYFAFSQELTKSIERLRKRKQKAILIPTENGIIKLNSQEILFIESFGHDLIIYTEKQTYQIRGTIKRMEEELSGLSFFRCNHGYLVNLAYVSAVKGDEVIIKTHQLKISRPRKKSFMLALTQYIGGTV, from the coding sequence ATGAAAATCAGTATAGCGATTGTAGAGGATAATCTACAATTCACTGAAACATTAAAACAGTATTTAGAAAGGTATAAAACAGAAAATGGTGTTGAGTTTATTACGTATACATTTACGGATGGCGATGAAATAACTTCTGATTACGAAGCTAAGTATGACATTATCTTTTTGGATGTAGAAATGAAAAGATTGGATGGAATGTCAGCAGCAGAAACGATTAGAAAGTATGATCAAGAGGTGATCATTATATTTATCACCAATATGGCCCAATACGCAATTAGTGGATATCACGTAGGTGCATTAAGTTTTCTTTTAAAACCATTGCCCTACTTTGCTTTTTCTCAAGAACTGACTAAATCGATTGAAAGGCTGAGAAAGAGAAAACAAAAAGCCATTTTAATTCCTACTGAAAATGGCATCATTAAGTTGAACTCACAAGAGATTCTATTTATTGAATCATTTGGACATGACTTAATCATTTATACCGAGAAACAAACGTATCAAATCAGAGGAACCATTAAACGGATGGAAGAAGAGTTATCAGGGTTGTCATTCTTTAGATGTAACCATGGGTATTTGGTTAATTTAGCTTATGTATCTGCTGTGAAGGGGGATGAGGTAATCATCAAAACCCATCAGCTAAAGATATCTAGACCAAGAAAGAAGAGTTTCATGCTCGCGTTAACGCAATATATTGGAGGGACAGTATAA
- a CDS encoding glycoside hydrolase family 3 C-terminal domain-containing protein, with protein MKKTLFKKVLYIVLAMQLVLFTTAMETYAAFEDGVKAKYVTDFASFEEEQKAAAEFNIELAGESFILMKNENNALPLTSSEKYVSLFGTRSDNIILGGAGSGGGSAVGSSTVRQSLEAVGLKLNPTLLNIYSATNSDRELPITDLDGTESSFAMYDDAAIVVISRTGSEFNDAALYQVVGHSNLLDHYYSLDDNEKALITMASNQFDKVVVVINSAHPIEMGWLEDHAGVDSILWVGHPGTTGIMALGKTLVGEINPSGKTSDVYPAQFAKDPTWANFKGNIQSQLVEGTGADAGKLFTHYEGEGHANNVLAPLNNGTDGIANNDWAYYSYSRVMDSFGRTVSADGPSKGARYYATLDYEEGIYMGYKWYETAKEAGYFNMDSNGVTVLDRIANTPAKYAGDLYYNRIDGVIYPFGYGLSYTSFNVEIDSVKHDGANFVSGSVLNTAYGKDITLNIKVENTGKVAGKKVVQVYYSAPYINGEIEKASVNLVEFVKTKLLQPGQSQTLSVTFKVQYMASFDYDDANNNLHAGYELDPGTYVIGAFDDSNTPLDTINAVVAGPAVNYDKDADNGNPITVKFTGDGVWDGTRSDLDYYDSRRTTLVSETEMTYFSRADFAGTMPKAPVESDLKWTDDAIHILQSQVYYTSFNDLPTDPWYKTATDLVGWTQANDASERLDGKTLIQLYDMSGVPFEDSRWDDFMNQLTFDELRNLITSNQFRTPQLDAIGKPASSDQDGPAQLKGGTFWVSEVNIASTWNKDLAYKQGLFVGNESLFLGVQGWYGPGLNIHRNPAAGRNFEYYSQDGVHSGLIGAAVIKGATDKGITVYMKHLLANDQETSRYTASTFLTEQALREIYAKPWEYAIKFGNATASMSAFNKVGLLSTTSHYNLYEGLLRDEFGFRYSSVTDMFGWGYSPGTSGDMAARLNITPLGSWNNTFGRNVEGAWDPVNKNVVVTFTEDITNGTRWTKDDATGTSSAAINANNPVSINKINNRDFADYATTGVTVNYATSTVNGPSAAYKDANTMKDGTELYVKGDTMVSYTQWYAVRTAAKSLLYAQANSNAMKNGINLSALDKKEFTGSQGVALPGTGLDVTQPSMPDAIYTVAKGSVLPAGLSLSTKGIITGTPVGAGVYNFSVTSAVGGYVSGTQEHTMTIAPSFTLTGLDSVELNIAANGSIGSVDWYLGKSVGSGWSASTVNVIEYVLKDGSLPSGMTLGADGSISGTPTVEGTFNAVIGTHVVARNAWFGNTVYDFETPVSITVTGIDPTNYHTVTFNGNYENAVAQELSVFKGNTASPLAAPYRPGYVFTGWFSDVAATTLADFSAAVNADIELFAGWVAIDASEQALQLALDEIDELIAEINAKIVASNGDITQAEGLIATINQTIAQINTALEGLDEVDNARIATINQAISNLNTIVNNQNQDIEAIQTEIAKADPNKPMIIVSIVLGSLGVIAACAVGFVVFKKKF; from the coding sequence ATGAAGAAGACATTGTTCAAGAAAGTATTGTACATTGTTTTAGCCATGCAGTTGGTTTTATTTACGACTGCAATGGAAACTTATGCTGCCTTCGAAGATGGCGTAAAAGCAAAATATGTTACTGATTTTGCTTCATTCGAAGAAGAACAAAAAGCAGCTGCTGAGTTTAACATCGAACTAGCAGGTGAAAGCTTTATTCTAATGAAAAATGAGAATAACGCTTTACCACTTACTTCAAGTGAGAAGTATGTTAGTTTATTCGGCACACGAAGTGACAACATCATACTTGGTGGTGCAGGATCTGGTGGAGGTAGCGCAGTAGGATCATCTACTGTTAGACAGAGTTTAGAAGCTGTAGGTTTAAAACTAAACCCAACACTCTTAAATATTTATTCAGCAACTAATTCTGACAGAGAATTACCTATTACTGATTTAGACGGTACAGAAAGCTCATTTGCTATGTATGATGATGCTGCAATCGTTGTGATTAGTAGAACAGGTAGTGAATTTAATGACGCTGCACTTTATCAAGTAGTAGGACATTCAAATTTACTAGATCATTATTATTCACTAGATGACAATGAAAAAGCCCTAATCACTATGGCTTCAAACCAATTCGATAAAGTGGTTGTTGTTATTAACAGTGCTCACCCAATTGAAATGGGATGGCTTGAAGATCATGCAGGTGTTGATTCAATCCTTTGGGTTGGTCATCCAGGTACAACCGGTATCATGGCACTCGGTAAAACACTTGTTGGTGAAATTAACCCTTCAGGTAAAACCAGTGACGTTTACCCAGCACAATTTGCAAAAGATCCAACATGGGCAAACTTCAAAGGTAACATTCAAAGCCAATTAGTAGAAGGTACTGGCGCAGACGCGGGTAAATTATTTACTCATTATGAAGGCGAAGGTCATGCGAACAACGTTTTAGCACCTCTAAATAATGGTACAGACGGTATTGCCAACAATGACTGGGCATATTATAGCTATTCGCGTGTAATGGACAGTTTTGGGAGAACTGTTAGTGCTGATGGCCCTTCAAAAGGTGCAAGATATTATGCAACTTTAGACTATGAAGAAGGCATTTATATGGGTTATAAGTGGTATGAAACTGCAAAAGAAGCTGGATATTTTAATATGGATTCCAACGGTGTTACAGTTCTAGATAGAATTGCAAACACTCCAGCAAAATATGCAGGCGATCTATACTATAACCGCATTGACGGTGTTATTTATCCATTTGGTTACGGTTTGAGCTATACATCATTTAATGTAGAAATAGACAGTGTTAAACACGATGGAGCAAACTTTGTTTCAGGTAGTGTTTTAAATACAGCTTATGGTAAAGATATCACATTAAACATTAAAGTTGAAAATACTGGTAAGGTAGCTGGTAAGAAAGTAGTACAAGTTTATTACAGCGCACCTTACATTAACGGTGAAATCGAAAAAGCAAGTGTAAACTTAGTTGAGTTTGTTAAGACCAAATTATTACAACCGGGTCAATCACAAACACTAAGCGTTACATTTAAAGTTCAATATATGGCTTCATTCGACTATGATGATGCAAATAATAACTTACATGCTGGATATGAATTAGATCCAGGTACTTATGTAATTGGAGCATTTGACGATTCAAATACACCATTAGATACTATTAATGCAGTAGTCGCTGGTCCAGCAGTTAATTACGATAAAGATGCAGATAATGGAAATCCTATTACTGTTAAATTTACAGGTGATGGCGTTTGGGATGGCACAAGAAGTGATTTAGACTATTATGACAGCCGTCGTACAACATTAGTCAGTGAAACAGAAATGACCTATTTCTCAAGAGCTGATTTTGCAGGCACAATGCCAAAAGCACCAGTTGAAAGTGACCTTAAATGGACAGATGACGCTATTCATATTCTACAATCACAAGTTTATTACACATCATTCAATGACTTACCAACTGACCCTTGGTACAAAACTGCTACTGATTTAGTAGGTTGGACACAAGCAAATGATGCATCTGAAAGATTAGATGGCAAAACACTTATTCAATTATATGATATGTCTGGTGTACCATTTGAAGATTCTAGATGGGATGATTTCATGAATCAACTAACATTTGATGAACTTAGAAACCTAATCACATCAAATCAATTCAGGACACCACAACTAGATGCAATTGGAAAACCTGCAAGTAGCGACCAAGATGGTCCAGCTCAACTTAAAGGTGGTACATTCTGGGTAAGTGAAGTGAACATCGCATCTACATGGAATAAAGATCTAGCTTACAAACAAGGTTTATTCGTAGGTAATGAATCATTATTCTTAGGTGTTCAAGGTTGGTACGGTCCAGGTCTAAACATTCACCGTAACCCTGCTGCAGGTAGAAACTTCGAATACTATTCACAAGATGGTGTTCACAGTGGTTTAATTGGTGCAGCAGTAATTAAAGGTGCAACCGATAAAGGTATCACTGTTTACATGAAGCACTTACTAGCTAACGACCAAGAAACTAGCCGTTACACAGCAAGTACATTCCTAACAGAACAAGCGTTAAGAGAAATCTATGCTAAACCTTGGGAGTATGCAATTAAGTTTGGTAATGCTACAGCTTCTATGAGTGCGTTCAATAAAGTTGGTTTATTATCAACTACCTCTCATTACAACTTATATGAAGGTTTATTAAGAGACGAATTCGGATTTAGATATTCATCAGTTACAGATATGTTCGGTTGGGGTTATAGCCCAGGAACATCTGGAGATATGGCAGCAAGATTAAACATTACACCACTTGGTTCATGGAATAACACATTCGGTAGAAATGTCGAAGGCGCATGGGATCCGGTTAATAAAAATGTTGTTGTAACATTCACAGAAGATATCACTAATGGTACAAGATGGACAAAAGATGATGCTACTGGCACATCAAGTGCTGCTATTAATGCAAACAATCCAGTTAGCATTAACAAGATTAATAACCGTGATTTCGCTGATTATGCTACAACAGGCGTCACAGTTAATTATGCAACATCAACTGTAAACGGGCCTTCTGCAGCATATAAAGATGCAAACACCATGAAAGATGGAACTGAACTTTATGTAAAAGGTGATACCATGGTGAGTTACACTCAATGGTATGCAGTAAGAACTGCAGCTAAGAGCTTACTATATGCACAAGCAAACAGTAATGCAATGAAAAATGGTATTAATTTATCTGCACTAGATAAGAAAGAATTTACGGGTTCACAAGGTGTTGCTCTTCCTGGCACAGGTTTAGATGTAACTCAACCTTCAATGCCAGATGCAATCTATACAGTAGCTAAAGGCTCAGTGTTACCTGCAGGTTTAAGTTTATCAACTAAAGGTATTATCACTGGTACCCCAGTTGGTGCAGGCGTTTATAACTTCAGTGTTACATCTGCTGTAGGTGGTTATGTTTCTGGAACACAAGAACATACTATGACGATTGCTCCAAGCTTCACATTAACAGGTTTAGATTCAGTAGAACTTAACATCGCTGCTAACGGATCAATCGGCTCAGTTGATTGGTATTTAGGTAAGAGCGTTGGTAGTGGATGGTCAGCTTCAACTGTAAACGTGATTGAATATGTCCTTAAAGATGGTTCATTACCTTCTGGTATGACTTTAGGCGCAGATGGTTCAATTAGTGGAACACCAACCGTAGAAGGTACTTTCAATGCTGTAATTGGAACACACGTAGTTGCAAGAAACGCATGGTTTGGAAATACGGTTTATGATTTCGAAACTCCCGTATCTATTACAGTAACTGGAATCGATCCAACTAATTATCATACAGTTACTTTCAACGGCAACTATGAAAATGCAGTTGCTCAAGAGTTATCTGTATTCAAAGGCAACACAGCAAGTCCATTAGCAGCACCTTATCGTCCTGGTTATGTATTCACTGGATGGTTTAGTGATGTTGCAGCTACAACACTTGCAGACTTCTCAGCAGCAGTTAATGCCGATATAGAATTATTCGCAGGTTGGGTTGCAATCGATGCTTCTGAACAAGCACTTCAACTTGCTTTAGATGAAATTGATGAGCTAATTGCAGAAATCAATGCAAAAATTGTTGCTTCTAATGGAGACATTACTCAAGCAGAAGGATTAATCGCTACAATCAATCAAACAATTGCACAAATTAATACTGCACTTGAAGGATTAGATGAAGTGGATAATGCTCGTATTGCAACAATCAATCAAGCGATAAGCAATTTAAACACAATTGTTAACAATCAAAATCAAGATATTGAAGCAATCCAAACTGAGATTGCCAAAGCAGATCCAAACAAACCTATGATTATCGTTTCAATCGTTTTAGGTTCGTTAGGTGTTATTGCAGCATGCGCTGTAGGCTTCGTTGTTTTCAAAAAGAAATTCTAA
- the galE gene encoding UDP-glucose 4-epimerase GalE codes for MKILVTGGLGYIGSHTVVELQQRGHEVVVIDNLYNSQESVKSKIESITKKSLKFIKMDATDYEGLLELCKLETFDGIIHFAGYKAVGESVKEPLKYYHNNLLSTINLARVAVELGINKFIFSSSATVYGDGVSPFDETMPLLERTNPYGETKAMCERILTDTAKASNLNVTLLRYFNPVGAHESGLIGEIPNGIPNNLMPYVTQVAKGIREKLYVFGDDYDTSDGTGVRDYIHVVDLAKGHVAAIESTKTGVNVYNLGTGKGTSVLEIINAFMDTNKINIPYVITDRRPGDIAVSYADATKAFKELKWKAEKDINEMVKSAWNFEMNLK; via the coding sequence ATGAAAATATTAGTTACTGGCGGGTTGGGCTATATTGGGTCTCATACGGTTGTAGAACTCCAACAAAGAGGTCATGAGGTGGTTGTTATTGATAACCTTTATAATTCACAAGAATCTGTTAAATCAAAGATTGAATCTATTACGAAGAAGTCACTAAAGTTTATTAAGATGGATGCTACAGATTATGAGGGCTTATTAGAACTATGTAAATTAGAAACATTCGATGGTATTATTCATTTTGCAGGTTATAAAGCAGTGGGAGAAAGTGTCAAAGAACCCCTTAAGTATTACCACAATAACTTACTATCAACCATTAACCTAGCTAGGGTTGCTGTTGAACTGGGCATTAATAAGTTTATATTCTCATCATCCGCCACAGTTTATGGCGATGGTGTTTCACCTTTTGATGAAACCATGCCACTATTAGAAAGAACAAATCCATACGGCGAAACTAAAGCGATGTGTGAAAGAATTCTAACAGATACTGCGAAAGCATCTAACTTAAACGTCACCCTTTTAAGATACTTTAATCCAGTAGGTGCACATGAGAGTGGTCTAATTGGGGAAATTCCTAATGGTATCCCTAATAACTTAATGCCTTATGTGACACAAGTCGCAAAAGGCATTAGAGAAAAGCTTTATGTCTTTGGGGATGACTACGATACCTCAGATGGTACAGGCGTAAGAGACTATATCCATGTGGTTGATTTAGCTAAAGGACATGTAGCTGCAATCGAGTCTACTAAGACAGGGGTTAATGTCTATAACTTAGGTACAGGTAAAGGTACATCCGTCTTAGAAATCATTAATGCTTTTATGGATACTAATAAGATTAATATCCCTTATGTGATAACAGACAGAAGACCTGGCGATATTGCAGTTAGTTATGCGGATGCGACCAAGGCATTTAAAGAATTAAAATGGAAAGCAGAAAAAGACATTAATGAAATGGTTAAGTCTGCTTGGAACTTTGAAATGAATTTGAAATAA